Within candidate division WOR-3 bacterium, the genomic segment ACGGAGAAAAGAGAATTTTAAGCGTCACCGCTACACCCGAGACCGATAAAAACGGCACTTTCGTCAGTTCCATTGGTATTTTTACTGATATTACCGAGAAGATCAAACAGGAAAAAACCATGAAAGAAGAACAGGAAAAACTCAGGCATCTCATCAACGGCAGCAGAGATATACTCTACTCAACAGACATCGACGGGAACATTGTTTTCATTGGACCTCAAACCAAAACTTACAATCTCGCTCCAGACGACGTAGTAGGTAGAAACATTCTCGAATTCATCCATCCCGACGACAGAGAAAGAGCTATGCGGGAATACGAACAAGTCATGAAAACGGGAAAATCATTTCCCTCGGAGGTCAGATTGTTGGACAGGGAAGGCGCTGTTCATTGGTTTGAGGACTACGGAAACCCTGTTTTCGACGGTAAAGGAAATGTCAAGGGCCAGGTAGGCATGCTCAGGGACATAACCGAGAGAAAAAGAATTGAAAATGAATTGACTAGCGCTGTTAAAGAAAAGGAAATTCTGCTTCACGAAATACATCACAGGGTCAGAAATAATCTCGAAGTCATATCGAGCCTTCTTCAACTTCAGGCTTCCACAGTCGGTGACGAAAAACTCGCTGTTTTACTAAAGGAAACCCAGAGCAGGGTTTTAAGCATTGGACACGTTCACGGTCTTTTGTATCATTCCCAGAATTACTCGACAATAGAGTTCTCTAATTTCATAGACATATTGACGGAGGAAAACTCCCTGACTTTCAGAAAAATGGTCAATCAGCTCGAAATAATCAAAGATTTGAAAAAGCTTTCAATAAGTATAGACAAAGCAATACCGGCGGGTTTGATAGTTAATGAAATAATGATGAACTGTATGCGTCATGCTTTCGTCGGAATGGAAAATGGAACTCTCTGGATTTCTCTCGGTTCCCGAACCGAGAACCTTGAAGAAGGGAAAACAGTTGATTTCGCTGAAGTAAAGATAAAGGACAACGGTTTGGGAATTCCGGAAGAAACTGACATCAACAGAGCAAAAACGCTCGGAATGACAATTATTAAACTTCTGACAAAACAGCTCAACGGTGAAATATCATTGAAAAAAGAAAACGGAACTGAAATCTGTCTGAAATTTCCTCTTTAATTCCGCAGTTTAAATTAACTTGCTGTTCAGGTTATCTTTTAATTCCGTGAATTCTGTCCGCTTCCTTTTGTATAATTTCACTGAATTTTTTTGATTCTTCCTGATTGTAAAGAGGGCTCTGGGGATCTGAAACTCTCGGTGTCCAATAGCTTTCCATTTCGAGCCATTTTGAGTGGCTGTAGCCGTGATTGTTCAAAACTGCCATGAAATCAATTTTTTTTTCGGGATCCTGCGGATCTTTTAAATAAGCCATTTCTGCATGAATGACCGAGTAATCCTCGAGTGATCCCGGAGCGCCTCCCCCTCTTTTCTTTTCAAGTGCGGCCCGGTATAACGGCATAAATGCCATAGCAGTCTTGCCCATGTCTTTTGGATCGCTCATCGTGGCCGTGTATCCTTGTTTGGCTTTCTTCCAATCTTCGACAGAAACGCCTTTAGATTGGGCAATTTCCGCTTCTTTATTCTCGTCTCCGGCTGTTTCAGACATTAATGCGCAAAGTTCAGCGTATTTTTCGAGAGAGATCAAATCACTCAAATTGCCTCCTTTATAGTTTATCCTAATATAACAGAAACCGCCCCATCAGTCCATTTTCAGCGAAAAGGATTAAGACATCATTTCAACATCCTTTTTCGCTTCGGTTATGCCTTTTAAAGCAAATTTCTCAGACAGAATATTTACCGTTTCACGCGAAACAAAAGCCGGCAGTGTCGGTCCCAAAATAATATTTTTAAATCCCAGATCAAGAAGAGCGAGAAGGACGGCGACGGCTTTCTGTTCGTACCACGCAATGTCGAAAGCTATAGGCAGTTCGTTTACGTCTTTTAGTCCAAAAATTTCTTTAAGCTTGAGTGCAGTGAGTGCCAAAGAGTATGAATCGTTGCATTGACCTGCGTCCAAAACCCGGGGAATTCCGTTAATTTCACCAAGCCCCAGCTTGTTGTACCTGTACTTCGCGCATCCTGCAGTCAAAATAATGGCATCTTTTGGCAAAAGCTCGGCGACTTCCGTGTAATATTTCCTCGACGGATGCCTCCCGTCACAACCTGCCATGACCACGAATTTCTTTACGGCGCCTGTTTTAACGGCTTCCGCTATTTTCTCTGCCAGCGCTTCCACCTGATTGTGGGCGAATCCGCCTGTTATCTTTCCTTTTTCTATTTCTTTTGGAGGAGAACATTTTTTGGCGAGCTCTATGATGGTTGAAAAATCTTTTTGTCCGCCTTCTTTTCTGTCTTCAATATGTTTGACACCCGGATAACCGGCCATACCTGTTGTAAAAATTCTGTCTCTGTAAGAATCTTTTACCGGAATAATGCAGTTTGTAGTCATCAGGATCGGACCGTTGAATGTTTCGAACTCCTTGTCCTGTTTCCACCAGGACCCGCCGTAATTTCCTTTGAAGTGTGAATATTTTTTAAACGCCGGATAATAGTTGGCCGGAAGCATTTCTCCGTGTGTATATACATCGACACCGGTCCCCTGGGTCTGTTTCAAAAGTTCGTCCATGTCCTTAAGGTCGTGTCCGGAAATGAGAATTCCGGGGTTGTCGCCTGCGCCAATGTCCACAGCGGTCGCTTCCGGATGACCGTAGACAGAAGTGTTGGCCCTGTCGAGAAGAGCCATCGCCTTTACGGCTGTTTCGCCTGTCTTCATTACTAATGTCAGTAATTCTTCCGCCGTGTGATTTTTCCTAAGCGAAGCGAGAGCTTCAAACATGAATTTAAAAATGTCATCGTCAAAATAATCTAAAACAGCAGCGTGTTCGGTATACGCGGCGATTCCCTTCAATCCGTAGAGTATGACGGATTTTAACGACCTTATGTTTTCGTCATCGCTCAGACTGAGAATTCCGACGCTCTTTGCTTTGTCATCAAATTCGTCATCCGAGTTTCCTTCCCATTGAGCGCAGTCAAATGTTTCGTCCAATTTTCCCGCTTTTTTTCCCAATTCATCTCTTGTTTTTATGGCCTGTCTTATCAAATCTCTAATTTTATCGTCGTCAAAATTTGCGTTCGTTATTGCCGAAAAAAGAGCCTTGCAGACAAAAACTCCCGCTTTTCTTTCAACGGGAACAATTTTTTCGGCGTAACAACCAATACCCTGAAGAACGAAAATCAAAAGATCCTGAAGATTTGAAGTTTTTTCCTGCTTCCCGCAAATTCCTCTGGCGGTACAAGCCGTGTTTTTTGCCGTTTCCTGGCACTGGTAGCAGAACATTGACATAAAAACCTCCTTATATTATTTCGCCTTCCAATGACACCGCATATTCTTTTATCAACATTGTTTTGCCCGCTTTTTTACCT encodes:
- a CDS encoding PAS domain S-box protein; its protein translation is MGKKTVLIVEDENLISLRIKLVLEQNSFEVIDVVDSAEKALKVLENSKPDIILLDILLSGEMDGITASSIIKEKHDIPVIFLTAIKDSEQLERLAKCDHYGVIYKPIEDNEITATIEKVLSCGKKGSSGNSEDRTTENPELFIENILNEKSLNLINSITLFLDSNGYLLKINSRAEEVFKIKSDEITGKKLDSVFDIKSVKSWKQPAKILKDLLDNGDIEMFSTFVELNFNDIVLGVSKMSSAVKDPGGKISFFIIILEDKHFEEIMDNFYRISSERIKAIINNIGEGIGVVNGDEVFVFSNPTADRIFGVYPQSLIGKNLKSFLSRDHYQLVLSETEKRKLLKKTTYFIEISRPDGEKRILSVTATPETDKNGTFVSSIGIFTDITEKIKQEKTMKEEQEKLRHLINGSRDILYSTDIDGNIVFIGPQTKTYNLAPDDVVGRNILEFIHPDDRERAMREYEQVMKTGKSFPSEVRLLDREGAVHWFEDYGNPVFDGKGNVKGQVGMLRDITERKRIENELTSAVKEKEILLHEIHHRVRNNLEVISSLLQLQASTVGDEKLAVLLKETQSRVLSIGHVHGLLYHSQNYSTIEFSNFIDILTEENSLTFRKMVNQLEIIKDLKKLSISIDKAIPAGLIVNEIMMNCMRHAFVGMENGTLWISLGSRTENLEEGKTVDFAEVKIKDNGLGIPEETDINRAKTLGMTIIKLLTKQLNGEISLKKENGTEICLKFPL
- the hcp gene encoding hydroxylamine reductase, whose product is MSMFCYQCQETAKNTACTARGICGKQEKTSNLQDLLIFVLQGIGCYAEKIVPVERKAGVFVCKALFSAITNANFDDDKIRDLIRQAIKTRDELGKKAGKLDETFDCAQWEGNSDDEFDDKAKSVGILSLSDDENIRSLKSVILYGLKGIAAYTEHAAVLDYFDDDIFKFMFEALASLRKNHTAEELLTLVMKTGETAVKAMALLDRANTSVYGHPEATAVDIGAGDNPGILISGHDLKDMDELLKQTQGTGVDVYTHGEMLPANYYPAFKKYSHFKGNYGGSWWKQDKEFETFNGPILMTTNCIIPVKDSYRDRIFTTGMAGYPGVKHIEDRKEGGQKDFSTIIELAKKCSPPKEIEKGKITGGFAHNQVEALAEKIAEAVKTGAVKKFVVMAGCDGRHPSRKYYTEVAELLPKDAIILTAGCAKYRYNKLGLGEINGIPRVLDAGQCNDSYSLALTALKLKEIFGLKDVNELPIAFDIAWYEQKAVAVLLALLDLGFKNIILGPTLPAFVSRETVNILSEKFALKGITEAKKDVEMMS